TGAAGGATGTAAAATATGTATGTGATTCTACATGCTAAATAAAACTCCCAGTTAAAAGAaatgttcacataaaaatgaatttCTGTCATCATCACCCCAcaaaccatcccagatgtgtatgactgtgtcagtctcaataaagctcatttggtgttTTAGGAGTGCTGTGTTTTGGAAAGAGagggcatggctaatccaatggctcagtTTCTGGAAATTCCAGATTGgctaaaatcacataaagcacCTTTAATATTAACTAGGCTATGATCAGAAAATTTCAAACAATTACTGTTTTGATCAATAATGATTCTTGATGACCAATTCAAGTACTCAAATATTTAAACTCCCAACATCTTATAACATCGGTCCTGggataataaataatatacagtctaaATACTTTGTGACTATttcattacattaaaatgacaaaagATTTTTTATCAAGCACCAAACCACATACATTGTTATAAGGTGACAAACAAAACAGTGGACTTCTCAATTATAAAGTGAACTCACCAGTGTGTTTTATGGCAATGTGGGACACCAGGAAATCCTCTTTACTCGTGGAATATTTGCAATCTTCACATTTGAAAGGTTTGTCGTTGGTGTGGGACAGCTGATGATTGAGCAGGTTTTTCTTGTCATTGCAGGTAATTTCACAGAACTCACACTTAAACCTGACAAAGGATAAGAGGGAATATCACATCTAGCAACCTGTCCTGGTATTGCCAATTTGTGCAATATATAAACTTATGCCTTGTTAAAAAAACCTTTACAAAGACCATGAACTTAAAGGTGAACTTCACACTGTTCAAGATTGAGTTATTTTTTACGCTCAAACAAACACGTACACTGAAACCTAAGATCTAACTTACAAGCTGTTGCCGCAGTTCTGTATGTGCGTGAGAAGATGCATTTTGAAAGTGTAACGTTTCTTGAAGGATTTCCCACACTGCAAGGTAGATACGTTTAAATTAGAATTAGCATAGCAAAATCCTATTCAACCCATCAAAACTAGCCCATTTGTTTATCCATATacacaaaattataattgtaatgCCTAGCTGCAGCACACTACAACTTTAACCATAATCAGCTGTAGCGTTCTTGTACCTTGTCACACATGTGAGGTTTCTCTGTGCTGTGTGTCTTCATGTGCTGGGTGAGACGTTTCTGCAATGGGTACACGCGGTGACAGATGGGACATGGAAACTCTGACACTTTGGAAACCTGTGAAGGATTGACACAGTACTGCAGTCGCATGAAAAGCAGCCCGTTATTAAATCACTGTCAGTTTAAGTGCtagttctcaaaaaaaaaaaaaaagatctgccaTCAAGAACATATCCTCAGGTTTCTCAGAACCCATATGGCTTACTATCTTCTGtgcaaaaggacacaaaaggtgatgttaagcagaatgttagcctcagtctccactcactttcattgtactggAAAAAGATGCTATTAAAGCTATTAAAGAGGCTGTCAATCCCTAACATTATGTCTAACAgctccttttgtgatccatggaAGGAAGGCATACAGGTTTAGGGTATGTAGGGTTACATTTTCgggttaaactatccctttattgtAAACCTAAACTGGTACATCATGTCAATAAGAGAATAAGATGCAGGTAATGTGATTCATTTAAATGTGATTGCTTGCTGAAAGTTTGTTTTTATGACTTCTGGAATCTTACCATATCTGTCTTCCGACTCCTAAAGAGCGAATGGAGAAAAAACAAGCATATTAATACCACTGTTATCAGTTTTTATATCAGGTATGCatctttaattaaaaacaaaactattgGAATATGACCGAAAATCAGATGGAATTAATTTGAGTTTTAATAaacaaatcatataaaaaaataatatgacaAGTAACTAGCTAAAAGGAGACATTCACAGTGCGTCAGGTCTTACTTGCTTTTGCTGTGGACAGCCGAGTGCCGGATCACGTCTTTTTTATAAACACTGGAGTAATCACACGACTCACACTTATAAGGTTTCATACCTTCATGATTGAACATATGCTCCTatgggacaaacacacacacacatacagatcaaaatattttagaaaataagCTTTTTAGGATtttatgatttaaatatttattgagaTTTCAATCAATAAGATCTACAAattgaagtatgaatgaaaccttaaaggaatagttcacccaaaaatgttaattctctcatcatttactcaccttcatggcatcccagatgtgtatgactttctttcttctgcagaacacatatgaaaatttctagaagaatatctcagctctgtaggtcagtaaaatgcaagtgaatagtgaccagaacctGTTTTACTATTAACTCTCCTCCATGCCCagaaggtggcaatatgcacaaataatgccaATCGCCAAAAACAGAGAAGAATggggaagtgaaagtggaaatttatagtaaaaaatacttaaatatggatctgtttctcatcccaCCTCACATCTCATCCCATTTAGCTTCTGGAGATTTGAAGTTGTAATCCATAACACTTCAATGCATGtgacatttatgctgcctttatgcgcttcttggaccttcaaaattctggtcattcacttgcattgtatggaacaagcTGAGgagttattttaaaaatcttagtttctgttctacagaagaaaggaagtcatacacatctgggataactaggtaaactattcatttaatctGCAGTTTAAGGTCTCTGATTCTTACCTTGAGTGAGGACCAGCGTTTACAACGGTAGCTACACTGCTGACACTTGAAGCGCTCGGGATCATTTCCTTCATGAGAATCCACATGGAATCGGAGATCCTCTTGCGATAGAAAGCGGGAGCCACAGATCCAGCAATTATAAGGCCTCAGTAGAGGCTTCAGGGATCGGTAGTACTTActtaaatataaaagaaaataagacTTTGATAATCCTGAGCATGTGGCTACATCTTTGAAATTAAGGTAATTTAAGGTTTTGTTCAATTTAAAGATTCACTTCAATTTCTATGCCCAACTGACAAATCAAATTCTAAATTAAGATGATCAACATCTGGTACAGCCATCATCACTTACTTGCGATTCATgtactttttgtactttttttgaaGGAAGCGTTTGGAAGGCCGTCCTCGTTTCCTTGGCAAAAACTCAATGTCATCAGGGCCCGTGTTTGATGAGGGATCTTTGTTCTCTGAATCTGATTGGCTTACGCCTGGCTCCACTGCACTCCCGTTGGATAACGAGGAAGTTCCATTCTCTAATCCAGAGGAGCTTGCCTCTTCAGGAGCTTGTGGGTCACCTGCATCATTCGTCTGAGTGACTGCTGGTGGTTCTGTTTCATACATAGATGAAAATAAGTCACAGTTATCTCAAAGATTTATAACAGTTATAGTACACTTCCTTGGAAATTTAGATTTTTGCTAATTACACAAATGAACAGCTCTTTTAATATAGAGAGATTTTATTGTAATTCTGTAACTagggaaacaaaataaatatcCAGTTTTTTTTAACACTGACCTGAGGAACTTTGGGAGAAAACAAATTTACGTGGTGGGCCCACCATTCTTCTGGGCCGTTTCCTCAAGGTAGTGGAAGATGAGGAAGAACATGGAGGAGGAGGAGTGCTTTGACTTGCAGCTGGTTTTGGCCTGGCCTCTTCATCAGCTGGCTTATAATCACTGTCAcctaaaagttaaataaaaatgcatgtatttaaaaaacaatatgcaAAAAACAGGATTTCTGAAAATGCTAACTGAATTGACCCCTCTGACCTTCTGGATCATCAATGGCACCTGCATCAATGATGTCATCCTCTTCTTCTTCAGTTGGCTCTTCCTTTTTGACCACAGCAACGGGTCGTTCTTTAGCTTCAGATTTTCTTGGACGACCCCTTCCACGTTTCTTTGGGGGCGGAGCACCTGTGTGTGAAACAGCACATtctaaatcaaaaagaaaatggaGAGTTAACCCAAAAgaaaaattctatcataattacAGCACCTCGTGTCTTTCAATCTTGCTTGGAACACTAAAAAAGATGTTAGCCAAAATGTTAGTCTCCATCTATACCATTCTCTTTCACtgtatctttttttccatacataaaagtgaatggtgacagaggctaacattctgtattACATCTCTTttcgtgttccatggaagaaaaaaaaagtaatatgggtttagaaaaacatgagggtgtgaaaattatgacagaattcacCTTTTCGgttgaaaaaaacaatatatccCAGATGCAAATATTGTCACCTCCTACTGTTTACCTGCTGGTTTAAAATGTCTGGCCCTCATGTGGTTGAGGAGCGTATCCTTGGAGACACTTTTATATGGGCACATCTTACACTTAAACTGTTGAACAATCACCACCTCCATCATTTCCTCCAGCTCAGCCATGTCTGGGGTTCTATGTCCTGGCTCAGCCACCACCCCAGATTCCACCACCTCAGGATCTGGGTGGGTAGAATAGGTCCCGCTGCTACTTATGTATGATCCAGGCAAGCTGTCACTGCAGTCCATTTGATCAGCGAGCTGGGAGCCCACTGTGTCGGCCAATGAGTGGCGTACATCACCCTCGTCTGCATACAGTACATCCTGCGGCACGTACGAGTGCTGGGGCTCCTCTGCCACACTCCCTTCCTGCTCTGAGGCCGAGACGTGCTCCCTGTCATCCATACTACTGTCGATATAACGGGAATGCTGCGACTGCTCCATTCTTTCTGCACTGCACTCCAAGTACCCATCACTGCATTCCACAATGTAGCGTGAGGAACTTCTCTGAGGGCTAGAGTTCGTACCACTGCACTCTGCCACGCTGTAGTCCGTGACCCCAGAATGACGTGGGGTTTGGTCTGGTTCTTCTCCTGAGCACTCAATGCATCGAGCCTCTCTGTTCTGGTCTGGGTCATCTCCTCCACTGCACTCAATGTACTGGGAGTGCTGGGGCTGGTCTGGgtggctgctgctgctgctgctgccatcTTCATGTCCACGGTAACCAGAGTGTCCAGGCTGGTCGGGTTCCACACTGCCCTGCGGGTTTTCTGATAGGTCTGCTTGATCCAGGCATGTGGAGGTGGGTCCATCAGCAAGGGCTTCAATGGCAATGCGGCTCGACAGTGCAGAGGAAGACATATGAGCACCCATTGGAGCTCCTGCACACAGTTAGCACAGAAAAAGGCTTACTGAAAAccccaaaacaaatacaatcttcGTGTGTctcttttcttttaattaaaggAGAAAAGTTAAGTTTACCAATAAAAGAAAAGTTATCTGCTGATGTCATTTGAAACCTGTATAATTTGTCTTGTCTtgttatttagcagaatgtcaagGCTGCTTTTATCCACACATTGAAAGCAAATAGGTATTGGGACTGTCAAGCTACAAAACGTAACAAAAAGTAGAAGATGTGGAAtacagtgcacaagtcatattgaCTATTTTATATGGcactttatttttcattgttgtattgaaaagagaaggatgaacattcttcaaaatatacatttgtgttctacagaagacatACAAGCTATATTTGTTTCAACCAACATGATGTGaggtagatgatgacagaattaaaatttttgggttaactatcccttaaattTAAGACTTCAATTTAACTTTGAAAGTTTGAAGAATTCTCACCATCATCAGGTCCTTGAAGTATCAGATACTGCGTGGTCTCTGCACTGCCATCCTCGGCACTTGTAACAGCAATACATCCTGTAAAATGCccataaatattaataatgtacCCAGCATTGTATACAGAATAAACATAACAACAATGACAGCTTCCTTGgatgtaataaaaaaatgcaaagtaaatCACTTATTAATAAAAACGTATTACTACAAGGAGTTTTCCTACCATTCATAATGTCGGGTCCAATTGTGGATTCGATGATCTTGTCTATAGCCGAGCCAAGATCCGAGGAGGTGGAAGCAGTTGAATCAGAAACCATCATCCCTCCTTCAGAGACAGCACTGGAATGCACCATGACCTGGACAGACTCCGACACCAGGACTGATTGTGTCACCGTGGAGACACTGGACACACTGGTTGACTGGGCAACAGAGGAAGAGTCTGGGAGATGAACTCTTCTCACATCTGTACTTGAGCTTGTCTCTGGAATAAAAACCTACAACACACCAGATACAATAACCTTGGTATGAAATCTAGATCTACACATTAGCATATGGAGCTACACAGATGTGTATATTGTCTGTCTTACCACAAGTCCCTCAGAGCTCTGTCCTACTTGACAATCTGATTCTGGGGCCGGGGCAGGAGCCACCGCATCGCTGCTATCAGCAGACATGGCCTCTGATGACTCCATGCCCATGCCACTTTCTGATGGCTCCTCCATCCCAGAATGTCCCACATCACTGCTGCTCTCCACCTCCATCTCCTCGGAGTCCATCTCTGttctgtgagaaagtgtgtgcgACTCAATACAGCTAAATGGACAGGGTGCAAGTTAATTGCTTATCTTCTGACTGAAATAACATCAGAACAGAGCTCATTGTGAAGGGGACAATCTTGTATACGAACGGATTTCTAAAGTTTTCTCATTACTAAACTTTGAAAAAGTTTGATAATCTACATGTTACATTTTGACACACTGGAGGCTGGGGGTGGGAGAGAATGTCATATATGGCTTAAGTTATATCAGTCAAAAGTTTAAGGAAAAGTTTATTTGCATAACTGATGTGTTGCCTAACAATATCTTTGGGTCACTGACACTTAGATCATCACTTTTCTTAtatgataaaatgtttaattcttttaaaaatcttgtttaaaacgtgtcaagttcatagaaatgGAATCTTTGTGCCCAATTTggtttttagaaaataaaaagtaTAGGATTTTCTGCAACAaattaaaataagtattttatgaCATTAAAACTGTCACATGGTGTAACATCATATAAAATTAATTCGAGTACTATCCTTGCAAAAGtactttttactttcactttcacattcttcttcttccttTGTTTTTGCAGATtctcattcttcatgcatatcactaccttctgggcagggaggacattttttttaaaaaggacttatatattgatctgtttctgaagatatggatttacccactgaagtcttatggattacttttatgtgcttttcggaccttcaaagttctggccacaattcacatgaatttgtgaaatttttaattatttgatattttatttgaaaaataaataaataaaactcagtTTTCTCAGGGTTGCACCACATGACCTGGTGTGGTTTTCATAGCAAGGACAAAATATCAATTTGCAACTTTACACAGTTATTagggtctaaaggggtcctctttattttttgtaaacaacaaaatggtTCTTACATGTTAGTTAcacccactgatctatatatataactggatagctcatgacgtcacaacagtgaagctactgctggcagtttagaattctatgagctatccagttatatatatagatcagtggttacaccacatgatttggtggactttttttttttctttttcaaatattaatcatattttgaAACAACTGATTCACTGCTTATTTATAAAAGGAAtattaataaaattttattttgtacCACTCGTGCCAATATTTCTGTTCTCAATAatatcagcttttaatgagacattTTACTGTCTCTGGGAAGTTAAaccacattatatatttttttcttctgattaacagtttttattgattcaggCACATGAATCAGAAAAGAAAACATATATgcacagaatcaacttttaacccTGATCATTACCTTTCCCCCAACCAATCCCTAACCCCACCCTCAACGAATATCCCTGTGGTCCAACTTGagaatacaaaacaaataaaaatgatatatatatatatatatatatatatatatatatatatatatatataaaatcacacaTATTTAAAACTACACATCTTTCTCCACTTCCCCTCCCCAAGAGCcttccaaaaatgccaaatagctatcccattttttattaaataactccAAGTTTCCCTGCCTTCTATAAGACATTTCTTTGAATGCcaccaccctgcccatctctatgcaccactcctgaaatgagggcgctccagccgacttccattcACTAAGAATCATAACACTGATTATTACTGTTATGATAAGGATTATTATTTCTGTTATGATAAGGATCATAACGCCTGTGGTTCATAACACTGCCTAGGAcacaattttttatgtatttatcccctatattaatgaccacccgatcgcctaaaatacagagtctggggcaaaatgaaatttgagtgtccaatacgtcacaaatacatttttagatcttaacacaccaccaaaaaacatgactTGTGTCcctatcttctgattggcatctcaagaaggtaggtgtgtctttaagaccaagcctatacaatctagagggggtccaataaaatcaactacatgacatttttaactttaaaaaggtgcactcagtaacttttgtctttgtgtcatcttggaattaaactgacacctagcggcttggatgcagcatcatttaaaatcaaaagttttcagtttcagatgccattgtagagatGTTGCattcagtcagccatgattactttaatccatCAGTGGAAGTATCAAATAACAggactgttactgagattaagcaagtagcatatggctgatcatgtgattctgtcatggcagcccccatgtgtggaccctctccatgtagagtaaaacagctttgataaggttactgatatgactggagttttaatgtgagtggtcacgATTTCCTACAtacattgcaaaattacaattcttgtcTTTAAgagttaaccttttttttttttttatgaggaaAACATAGGGTGTAACATTACGATCCagagaaaatacaaaaaacattttgattcctTAAACTGAAAACATCATAGAAAAGGGGTACTCAAGTAATGGTTTTAtgtgaattgcattttgtttttaaatcatcaATCAGCTAAAAGTTTGCGTCATGACTCCTTTAAGACACAGTGGCAAAACATACCGCCTAGTTTTGTATCGGTTTTCGAGTATTTCAAAAAACATTCCCCACTGAAAATAAAAACTTGGTGACAATCCCATTTAATTTATTTGCAATTTATGTAGACTACACGCAGAACAATATACAGTAAGCTGTCTTGTGCTGGCACATTCTTGGTCACTATAAGCACTCACTCCACTTAATAAATTACCACCACCACAACAACTATCAGACAGCAATGTGGACTTTGCATTAAATGCACTTCATAACGCAAAAATATCACCTAAACCATCCCAACCCGCCACAACAGCTAATATAGCTTGGATTTGGACATTTCTCTCTCTGCTCAAACTTCTCAAGGACAACTGCTTGTACAAGGCTCGGGTCATTGTCCTACATTAATACCACGAAACGTCCATTATAACCATTTAAATGGGAGAAAATGCAACCACGTTTCATTTTAAAACGCCTAAGCACTCAGAGAACTGAATGGCTCCTGTTCGCGTGCTTCAATCTCTATCTAAATGCGTGTGTATGTGCTGCCCTTTCTTCTGCCTGCTCGGGCAGCGCCATTTTTCCTTCCGCCGCTCTCAGATTATTTTTTCCGCTCAGGCGATATGAAGAACCACTCGGGGACCTCGAGGGCCTACACGGGCAGGGAGCAACCAGCCTGCCCGAATGTTTTCTCTTGCCTACCATGCAACAAAATGTATCTTGAAACAACTTGCCCCCAATATTTAGAGATTAGATATTTTCTTACCGTAGATGGACGACTTTTTGCTCCTCGCGTTCGCGATTGAGGTTAAATAAAATCGATATTTGAAAGCGATTAGTTGCTACTGCTTTCTAGTCGGGCGCCATCAGCGTCTCCTCGCTTCCTGTCCTCATATCTGGCCGGAACTCATTTATCTGTCGCGGGGAAAAGATTAGTGGGGACGCTAATtcgcattttaaaatgtactaagAGTTAACTTAAAGTTCACTTATTGACTAGGAAACAAGAATATTAACATTCTCGGCTAAACACTCATTTTTTGAGTGTTTTGTAAATTGATGTTGTAACAACGGTGGACTATTCCTTTGAGAGGATGAACCCAGTGAGTGACTCGCGGATTAATATAGACGATAATTATTTGGTTTAATATTCATTTATAATCTTTGATTCTCCAAATAAAAATCAGCTTGCTCAGCtttcaattaattaaatgtgtagGGTAATTTAGTTTACACGTTGTACGTTACAAGTATGTTCAAACTGGATATAGATGTAGTATTGTGCCATAATACGGAGACAACTAGGATTGGGTTATTATCTATTTTTTGCCATCCTCTTGTACACTTGGTAAAACGCATTGCTTAGTCTGGTCAATTCAGTGTTTCCCCATATTTCCAACTAGGTTTCTTTATCAAGTTGTAATGACACAGGAATTGCAGAAGGATTTCTTGTTTACAAATTTATTTAAACAGCAAACAATTCAACAAAACAAAGAACAATATAAATAAGTTCCAAGTGGACAATTAAATTAATACCAATATTCTAATTTACACCAGGCaaattattttcacaataaaCAAAATATGGGCTTAATATCATCAATATTAGCTCTATGGCTAAAAATAAACCTttgcataaaaaaattaacatttgagTGTGGTCAACACAGAGAATTAACACGTTGTACAAAACAACAATTAATGTGGGTCATCAATAAGTTAATTTGACCTTGACTGTTCTTGTTGTGACTCCACTCCTATGTTTACAAACACAAAGTTAATTCCAAGATTAACACGGCCATTGcctcattatagttttatataacAAGATTAAAGTTTCTCGTAATATTCTGTTAAGGAACACATTCAGACCTAAGCAAGttataaaataaactgaaataataataaattatcagATCACGTTAAAGTAGACATACAAATATGTCTAACATCCCATTTGATGTGCCTATGATCATTTCAATGATAAAACTGCTCTTCTCCATTAACAGTTAAAGTCAAAATCCCCATAACAGAGACTTTAAATTTAATACATTAGTTTATTCCTCACTAAATCTACACTGAAGAGTAATGTTTTCCTATTATAAAGGGCTCTGTCATCAGGTTAGGATGTTGGACGTCTTCATTAGACTGTGCATTTCAGGAGTTTGTACTTCACATATGCAATTTGGTCAACCTGCTTTTTGGAATTCATTCTCCAGTAGAAACCGTCCCGGCAAAAGTAAAAGAATCCTGCAACgtataaataatagatttaacaTGCTTGAACAAATCAGATAATCAGAGTAGTTACTAAAATttcaacaaataatttaaataagtcATTTGAAATGTATGGCCAAGAAGAAGCATATTATATATAATGAGTTTAGTTAACTATACAATATTTTGGATTAAGCACACCTACCCTTGTGCAGGAATACATTGTGTGAATCGGTAGGCACTCCACCAAAAGCTGATTCAGTCAATTTAGGGTACTCTCTGTCTATCAACTGAGTCTTTACATCCAGTCTGTGACAATAAATGACAAAATAGTGAAAAACCACACAAGGACAGGTAACAGGTATTGCTTGTGCAATTATTGAATAGAATATTCTTCTCAATACGAAGTTTTTCTCACCTACAGAAGTTCTCGCCGTTAAACAGAAGCACTTTGCCATTTTTTCTCTGGATTGCTCCCACCACTCTTTCTAATGGTAGGCCGAGCATCTCAATGCTACGTGGTCCGAGTACTTCATTTCCAGTATATACCCAGAACTGTTTTTCTGTGTGCAAAAGATACAGGTTTCATTTGcattcaaaattatatatatcagTATTCATCTAGTAATTATGGCAAAAAATCTGTAACGCTAGTACCTGCAAAGAAGTAAATATTTTTAGTAAGTTGGTCTTCAAAGGCAGTATTAATGACTGCTGGCAGGGCAGGCCATTTCTTAGATACTAAGAAAGGACCTTTGCGTTCTCCAGTGCTTGATAATTTCCAGTAGAGCCTTTGTtgttaatgaaaaataattttaaaacatttttaagaacCTTTTTTAGTGAACATTCACAGTTAATCAACATGTAATTTGTTTTCCCATATTAGTCTATTTGTAGAATGATGACTCATACCCATCCTTGAAGAAATAAAGCTCTTTCTGGATTTCAGTGATGGCATCAAATTCTTTGATTTCACAGGCATCCTGAGAAGGGTCTACTACATGTGTTGCAGTGGAAACAGATGCAGTTGTCTCACTTGGGTTGGGTCTAGTTGGCATGATTGGAGAGGAATTGGTCGTCTTGGTTTGTGGTGGAGTGGGATCAGGGCCTGTTTTAGGTCCTGAAAggaagtaataaaataaaaatagagataTGAAGTAAGAATAATTCAGGAAAATATTGAATTTTGTATCAATCAGTAAATGATTGATTGTTTGATTGGTTAAATACCATATAGAGACTGAATGCCCTTGATATCGTCACTATGTAGAGATAAATCCTCTACATATTTGTACATGGGATACATCAGAGCATCTTTGATGTTAGAGTGGTCCAGACCAAGTGCATGTCCGAACTCATGGGCAGCTACCAGAAACAGACTGTATCCTATGAGGAGAAAGCAGTGACAGAACAAAGAcagaatgttaaaaatgtaatacattctTTGGCTCATTTTATATGAATTCCTTACTATGAATGAAACtaattaaatgtgattattttatataatatctgTTTTTGAGTAAAAGCCCTTCAAAAAGAACAATTACGTTCACTGGGACAGAagccaaatgtatttattttatatctttGTGCCCTTCAGTGGTACAGGTGTTGTAGGACATTCCCTCAAACAGGAAT
This window of the Xyrauchen texanus isolate HMW12.3.18 chromosome 27, RBS_HiC_50CHRs, whole genome shotgun sequence genome carries:
- the LOC127621261 gene encoding zinc finger protein 335-like isoform X1, whose product is MDSEEMEVESSSDVGHSGMEEPSESGMGMESSEAMSADSSDAVAPAPAPESDCQVGQSSEGLVVFIPETSSSTDVRRVHLPDSSSVAQSTSVSSVSTVTQSVLVSESVQVMVHSSAVSEGGMMVSDSTASTSSDLGSAIDKIIESTIGPDIMNGCIAVTSAEDGSAETTQYLILQGPDDGAPMGAHMSSSALSSRIAIEALADGPTSTCLDQADLSENPQGSVEPDQPGHSGYRGHEDGSSSSSSHPDQPQHSQYIECSGGDDPDQNREARCIECSGEEPDQTPRHSGVTDYSVAECSGTNSSPQRSSSRYIVECSDGYLECSAERMEQSQHSRYIDSSMDDREHVSASEQEGSVAEEPQHSYVPQDVLYADEGDVRHSLADTVGSQLADQMDCSDSLPGSYISSSGTYSTHPDPEVVESGVVAEPGHRTPDMAELEEMMEVVIVQQFKCKMCPYKSVSKDTLLNHMRARHFKPAGAPPPKKRGRGRPRKSEAKERPVAVVKKEEPTEEEEDDIIDAGAIDDPEGDSDYKPADEEARPKPAASQSTPPPPCSSSSSTTLRKRPRRMVGPPRKFVFSQSSSEPPAVTQTNDAGDPQAPEEASSSGLENGTSSLSNGSAVEPGVSQSDSENKDPSSNTGPDDIEFLPRKRGRPSKRFLQKKYKKYMNRNKYYRSLKPLLRPYNCWICGSRFLSQEDLRFHVDSHEGNDPERFKCQQCSYRCKRWSSLKEHMFNHEGMKPYKCESCDYSSVYKKDVIRHSAVHSKSKSRKTDMVSKVSEFPCPICHRVYPLQKRLTQHMKTHSTEKPHMCDKCGKSFKKRYTFKMHLLTHIQNCGNSLFKCEFCEITCNDKKNLLNHQLSHTNDKPFKCEDCKYSTSKEDFLVSHIAIKHTGEKPFSCDMCHFTTRHRKNLRLHVQCRHPEAFEEWNRVHPEEPIRRRQKPVFTSQQIEELRLQHETQGLQGTIVSVDPITLQTMESLGNTSISQDALGNTTIIYEQGQNADLSAQNALDLLLNMSNARELQVAVLKTDGKTLETGSWAGAGAGGQPQKIVTFHVSENGDTLVQEAFETATGTVEQEEETGVSQDVAQIGINTYEGDDFSVVEQAAEEFPANGETHSLEEPSAEPQVMEVSTEPSSISTPLKESKEKFYLSSGLTDGVLQQVELSSEAPGSPSLCPSPSSQQFNNKRFSCRICMEAFHGRSDMENHKRAHIDPKTFKCPDCDFTAPSWPEVKSHMSMHAYLRPHKCTSCSFASKNKKDLRRHMMTHTNEKPFACQVCGQRFNRKGHLKFHMERLHTQDPLPRKARSVPSQQTIIVNSDEEALATLQNLQAGQAVISPERLQQALCQEHIIVTQDQTLSDQEEATYIQQITTVDGQTVQHLMTGDNQVTEVQYIISQDGVQHLIPREYVVVSDGNHIQMEDGQIAHIQYEHDGTFMQEQQIALSQDGQIQYVPITAEQQVVTPEDLEAAAHSVVNAVADSAMAQTQTVYTEATPEQLEQLQQQGIQYDVITFTEE